The stretch of DNA CATATTGTTTTGTTGAAAAGTTAGCAATGAACGCATAAGATAAGCTATAAAATCAAAAAAACCCACCATATCTTGTATTTAGTCAACAATAATATACCTTACCTTGTGTTTTTTTGCTTTACAATCACGAAACTTCCTGCTATTGATATTAAGATTTAAACGGAATAATGAAAATAGGCCATAAACTGCAACGGGAGATTTCCTTGTATGAAAATTAAAAAACTGGAAATAAACGGATTTAAATCCTTTTATGAAAAAGCCAGTATTGAATTTCCTCCGGGCATTTCTGCGGTTGTAGGTCCAAATGGTTGCGGCAAAAGCAATATCGTCGATGCGCTCAGATGGGTAATGGGGGAACAAAGTGTCAAGCAGCTGCGCGGCAAGTCCATGGAAGACGTTATATTTGCGGGCACAAACGGTAAAACACCGCTGAGCTTGGCAGAAGTCACCTTAACCCTTCTAAATGACAACGGCTCCGCCCCTGAAGAACTTAATGACTTTACCGAAATCATGTTGACCCGGCGCCTTTACCGATCCGGAGAAAGCGCCTATTTTATCAATAAACAGCCCTGCCGTCTAAAAGATATCCATAACATATTTATGGGAAGCGGTTTAGCGTCAAAATCATATGCCGTGGTACAGCAGGGCAATATCGGTGCAATCACAGATGCCGGGCCGGAAGAAAGGCGATTTCTGATTGAAGAAGCTGCAGGGATTACAAGGTATAAGTCCCGTAAAACCGAAGCGCTCCGGAAATTGGAGGCCACCAATCAAAATCTTTTGCGTGTCAACGACATCATTATGGAAGTGCAGCGGCAGATGGCCGGTCTCAAGCGTCAGGCCAGAAAGGCCGAACGTTACAAAAAGTACCAGGATCGTATCAAATCGCTCGATATCGGCCTGGCTCTTCATTATTATGACGATTACACGCGCAAAATCAATGAAACCGACGCATTGTTAAAAGATCTCGAGGATACGGACATTGGGCATACATCCCAAATTAAAAAGCTTGATGCCGCGATTGAAGAGATCAAATTCCGGCGCTCACAGAAAAATCAAGAAATTTCAGAACAAAAGTCGCGCGTATTCGAAACTCAGCGGAATATTGACCGCATGGAGAATGATCTGGCTCACCTTCACAAGGATATAGAAAGGCTCGCGAATGAAATCGCTGGACTTGAATCCGCCCGGGAAGATCTTGAAAAAAAGGACAGGAATATAACCGCTGAAATTACCCAGGTTGAAGACCAGAACATCAGCATAAAATCCCAAATCACAGATGAAACCTCCGCCCTTAATCAGCAGCAGTCCGCCCTGCAACATATTAAAGATCAATTATCAGCATTACACCAGGAGCTTGAAACTGCAAAAACAAAAGTGATTGACCTGGTGGCCCGGGAAGCTCAATACAAAAACATTTGTCAAAACGCCACCAATAACAAGGAGAGCCTTAAAAGACGTCTTAAACAGATAGATGAAGAAGAAGCCAAAACCACTCAAAAGGTCACGGAATTCAAGCACAAGGTAGCCCGAGCCGAAGAAGAGTTTCAAAGATATCATGCGCAGATAGACGACCTGAACCAGCGTATTGCCGACATTAAGAATCGACTTGAAGAAAACATCAGCTTGCTCAGCGCGCAGGTTAAGCGCGTACAGACCTTGGAACTGGAACGGAACAAAGCCAAGTCAACATATACCACTTTAAAGAAAATGGAAGACAATTTTGAGTGGTACAGGGACGGCGTCCGGGCCATCATGAAAAAAGAAAGCTCCAAGGAAGATGAGCACCCGACCGCCAGCGTTCGTGGTCCTGAAAATAACGGTATTCTAGGCCTGATGGCCGACATTCTGGAACCGGAACCCACCTTTGAAACCGTGGTGGAAGCGGTGCTTGGAGAATCACTGCAATATATTCTCGTCAAGGATCAAGAGACCGGGATCGACTCCATAAACTATCTGCAAACAAGGCGAGCCGGACGCAGCGGTTTTATTCCGGTTTCATCCGTCAAGACCATTGAACACGAACATACCCGCAAGCCCGATCCTCAAAAAAAACTGTTGAATCATGTAGCAGTAAAACCGGGTTTTGAAAAGATTGCCGAAGCACTCCTGGGACATGTCGTTGTCGCCGCGGATATCCAGGAAGCCATCAAGATATATAACTCTAACGGTATCATGCAAACGGTGGTTACCAGGGACGGAGATATTATCTCCCATCAAGGGTTCATGATCGGCGGCAGTCAAGACAACCTGGCCGGCATTTTAACAAAAAAGCAGGAGCTTAAACGAATTGATCGCCATATTAACAAGTTAAACCAGAAGCTGGAATCAGCACGTCATGACCAGAAAGAACTGGAATCAAACGTCCGGATAGTTGAAAGCGAACTACAACAACTCATCGAACAAAAAAACAAAGTGGCCCAATCCGAAATCGAGGCGGAAAAAGATCTTTATAAAGCGACTGAAGACTTGAAGCACACCCTTCGCCATCTTGAAATCGTCAATCTGGAGCAGGAGCGGCTTCTGGGAGAGACAAGTGATATTGATGCCGAAATGAGCACTTACAATCAGGCGATTATCGACATCGAAAGCGCTGTTCAAGCGGCCCAGAACCAGGTCACAGAAAAACTGGAACAGATCAGTTCATTATCATCGGAACTGGATGATTTTAATCAAACGATCCTTGAGCACAAGCTTAATTTAACAGCTTTAAACGCCAAACTGGAAAACAGCAGCAACACCTTAAGGCGACTTAAAGAATACCAGAGCGACGGATTAAAACAGCTCGAACAGCTTTCAAACGACATCGCTCAAAAAAAACAAAAACAGACCGATTCAAAACAAACAATCTTAGAATTCGAACAGACGCTTTCCGGCAGGTATGACGCTTTGCAGCGACTTGAAGCGGCGCTTCAACACAATGAGACCGACTTTGCTGCCATTGATGCCAAACTGAAAGACCATGACGGTACAATATCAGAGATCCAGAACAAACGTGAAAAGACACTGCAAAAGATCCGTATGCTCGAACTCGAGCATTCCCAGCAACACATTCAGCGGGAAAATATTGCCAATCGTCTAGAAGAAAACTACCACGACACGATTGCTGCATTTCAATCAGAATTTGGTAATGCAGTAAACAACTTGGGAATGACCTTGGATAAAATTGAAGAGAAGCTTTCCCTTTGCCGGAAACGGATCGCCCTCATCGACGATGTCAATTTAGGTGCCATTAAAGAATATGAGCAATTGAAAGAACGCCATGACTTTCTATGTGAGCAGCGCGATGATCTGGTGCAAGCCGTGGAAGATCTTCACAAAGTAATTAAGAAAATAAACAAGATAACGCAGGAACGATTTCTGACGACGTTTGATGCCATTAACCAAAAATTGAATGAAGTTTTTCCCCGTCTTTTCGAGGGAGGGTCGGCCAAACTGGTCCTTACTGAACCGGACAAACCCCTTGATACCGGCGTAGAGTACATGATTCACCCGCAGGGAAAAAAGCTGACCAGAATGAGTCTTTTGTCCGGAGGAGAAAAAGCGCTGGCCGCCATTGCTCTGATTTTTTCTATCTTTTTAATTAAACCGGCATCTTTCTGTCTCATGGATGAAATTGACGCGACCCTTGACGAGGCCAATGTTTTTCGTTTTAATGACCTGCTGAAAATCATTGGAGAAAAGTCCCAAATCATTATGATAACCCACAATAAAAAAAGCATGGAATTTGCCGACACACTTTTCGGAATC from Candidatus Desulfatibia profunda encodes:
- the smc gene encoding chromosome segregation protein SMC, translated to MKIKKLEINGFKSFYEKASIEFPPGISAVVGPNGCGKSNIVDALRWVMGEQSVKQLRGKSMEDVIFAGTNGKTPLSLAEVTLTLLNDNGSAPEELNDFTEIMLTRRLYRSGESAYFINKQPCRLKDIHNIFMGSGLASKSYAVVQQGNIGAITDAGPEERRFLIEEAAGITRYKSRKTEALRKLEATNQNLLRVNDIIMEVQRQMAGLKRQARKAERYKKYQDRIKSLDIGLALHYYDDYTRKINETDALLKDLEDTDIGHTSQIKKLDAAIEEIKFRRSQKNQEISEQKSRVFETQRNIDRMENDLAHLHKDIERLANEIAGLESAREDLEKKDRNITAEITQVEDQNISIKSQITDETSALNQQQSALQHIKDQLSALHQELETAKTKVIDLVAREAQYKNICQNATNNKESLKRRLKQIDEEEAKTTQKVTEFKHKVARAEEEFQRYHAQIDDLNQRIADIKNRLEENISLLSAQVKRVQTLELERNKAKSTYTTLKKMEDNFEWYRDGVRAIMKKESSKEDEHPTASVRGPENNGILGLMADILEPEPTFETVVEAVLGESLQYILVKDQETGIDSINYLQTRRAGRSGFIPVSSVKTIEHEHTRKPDPQKKLLNHVAVKPGFEKIAEALLGHVVVAADIQEAIKIYNSNGIMQTVVTRDGDIISHQGFMIGGSQDNLAGILTKKQELKRIDRHINKLNQKLESARHDQKELESNVRIVESELQQLIEQKNKVAQSEIEAEKDLYKATEDLKHTLRHLEIVNLEQERLLGETSDIDAEMSTYNQAIIDIESAVQAAQNQVTEKLEQISSLSSELDDFNQTILEHKLNLTALNAKLENSSNTLRRLKEYQSDGLKQLEQLSNDIAQKKQKQTDSKQTILEFEQTLSGRYDALQRLEAALQHNETDFAAIDAKLKDHDGTISEIQNKREKTLQKIRMLELEHSQQHIQRENIANRLEENYHDTIAAFQSEFGNAVNNLGMTLDKIEEKLSLCRKRIALIDDVNLGAIKEYEQLKERHDFLCEQRDDLVQAVEDLHKVIKKINKITQERFLTTFDAINQKLNEVFPRLFEGGSAKLVLTEPDKPLDTGVEYMIHPQGKKLTRMSLLSGGEKALAAIALIFSIFLIKPASFCLMDEIDATLDEANVFRFNDLLKIIGEKSQIIMITHNKKSMEFADTLFGITMENKGVSKVVTVNFERNAG